The proteins below are encoded in one region of Phaseolus vulgaris cultivar G19833 chromosome 1, P. vulgaris v2.0, whole genome shotgun sequence:
- the LOC137813703 gene encoding triacylglycerol lipase 2-like gives MALQGSMSFAAFTLFLVLTTVSHGRNINPPVYGICSSSVILHGYKCQEHEVTTNDGYILSVQRIPEGRANGSGSRTRKQPVIIQHGVLVDGMTWLLNPPEQDLPLILADNGFDVWIANSRGTRFSRRHISLDPSSPAFWNWSWDELVSYDLPAIFNYVFTQTQQKINYVGHSLGTLTALASFSEGKLVNQLKSAALLSPIAYLSHMNTALGVIAAKSFVGEVTTLFGLAEFNPKGLPVDAFLKSLCAYPGIDCYDLITELTGKNCCLNSSTVDIFLRNEPQSTSTKNMVHLAQTVRRGVLTKFNYVRPDYNIMHYGDVFPPIYNLSNIPHDLPLFISYGGRDALSDARDVQNLLDNLKFHDVDKLSVQFIKEYAHADYVMGFNAKDFVYNAVISFFNHQVNT, from the exons ATGGCTCTTCAAGGTTCAATGTCTTTTGCTGCTTTCACTCTTTTCTTGGTCCTCACAACAGTCTCTCATGGCAGAAATATCAACCCTCCCGTGTATGGTATATGTTCCTCTTCTGTCATTCTGCATGGATACAAGTGCCAAGAACACGAG GTTACAACCAATGATGGATATATTCTGAGTGTGCAAAGGATCCCAGAAGGTCGTGCTAATGGCAGTGGTAGCAGAACCAGGAAACAACCAGTGATCATACAACACGGAGTTCTAGTG GATGGTATGACATGGCTTCTGAACCCTCCAGAGCAAGACCTACCTTTGATTTTAGCTGATAATGGCTTTGACGTTTGGATTGCTAACAGCAGAGGAACCAGATTTAGCCGCCGACACATCTCATTGGACCCCTCTAGCCCG GCCTTTTGGAATTGGTCTTGGGATGAACTTGTCTCCTATGATCTACCAGCCATCTTTAATTATGTATTCACCCAAACGCAGCAGAAGATCAATTACGTTGGCCATTCCTTG GGAACTTTGACAGCTTTAGCATCCTTTTCCGAAGGGAAATTGGTTAACCAGCTGAAATCAGCAGCCTTGTTGAGCCCTATAGCGTATTTAAGCCACATGAACACAGCACTTGGTGTTATTGCAGCTAAGTCCTTCGTTGGTGAG GTCACTACCCTCTTCGGTCTGGCAGAATTCAATCCAAAAGG GTTACCTGTTGATGCCTTCCTCAAGTCTCTCTGCGCTTACCCTGGGATAGACTGCTATGACTTGATCACTGAACTAACTG GTAAAAATTGCTGCCTCAATTCTTCTACTGTTGATATATTCTTGAGGAATGAACCTCAGTCAACATCAACAAAGAATATGGTGCACTTGGCTCAGA CTGTAAGACGTGGGGTGTTgacaaaatttaattatgtgAGACCAGATTATAATATTATGCATTACGGAGACGTATTCCCTCCTATCTACAACCTTTCCAATATCCCTCATGACCTTCCTCTCTTCATTAGCTATGGTGGCAGAGATGCACTTTCAGATGCTCGAGATGTTCAGAATTTACTTGATAACCTCAAGTTCCATGATGTGGACAAGCTCAGTGTCCAGTTCATCAAGGAATATGCTCACGCTGACTACGTGATGGGGTTCAATGCCAAGGACTTTGTATACAATGCTgttatttcatttttcaatcATCAAGTTAACACTTGA